In a genomic window of Ipomoea triloba cultivar NCNSP0323 chromosome 3, ASM357664v1:
- the LOC116014077 gene encoding E3 ubiquitin-protein ligase At3g02290-like has translation MGAVCCCLQDEFDNFASPNSSIYRNCICLRCFVQNFLHVYSSLFRRGEQHAIPSSTQGTTSLSSTASLDTSLSDIYRSPPRPLPYDADPRYFRLQRDGLVSRREKGSSHSHEETEPLRRSDTDDDSESLSTGNKWDKSCEEESKEYNSKSSLKLSTAKTTSGFPHVYSSSEDEDVCPTCLEEYTEENPKIMTKCSHHFHLGCIYEWMERSDNCPVCGKLMAFDETT, from the exons ATGGGCGCTGTTTGTTGCTGTTTGCAAGATGAGTTCGACAATTTTGCTAGCCCAAACAGCTCGATATATAGAAACTGTATATGCCTGCGGTGTTTCGTTCAGAACTTCTTGCATGTG TATTCATCATTATTTCGTAGAGGAGAGCAACACGCCATCCCTTCATCAACTCAAGGGACAACGTCGTTGAGTTCTACTGCATCTCTTGATACCTCTCTATCAGACATATACCGTTCTCCTCCGAGGCCACTACCTTATGATGCTGACCCTAGATATTTCCGCTTACAGCGAGATGGATTAGTCTCGAGAAGGGAAAAAGGATCAAGTCACTCACACGAGGAGACTGAACCTTTACGGAGAAGTGATACTGATGATGATTCAGAATCTTTGAGTACAGGAAACAAATGGGACAAGTCTTGTGAAGAAGAATCAAAAGAGTACAATTCTAAATCTTCATTGAAGCTGTCAACAGCTAAAACTACTTCTGGATTTCCTCATGTTTATTCTTCTTCGGAAGATGAAGACGTTTGCCCAACGTGTCTTGAAG AATATACCGAAGAAAACCCAAAAATAATGACAAAATGCTCTCATCATTTCCACCTTGGCTGCATATACGAGTGGATGGAGAGAAGTGATAACTGCCCAGTTTGTGGCAAG CTGATGGCATTCGATGAGACGACTTGA
- the LOC116012058 gene encoding E3 ubiquitin-protein ligase At3g02290-like — protein MGAVCCCLQDEFDNFASPNSSIYRNCICLRCFVQNFLHVYSSLFRRGEQHAIPSSTQGTTSLSSTASLDTSLSDIYRSPPRPLPYDADPRYFRLQRDGLVSRREKGSSHSHEETEPLRRSDTDDDSESLSTGNKWDKSCEEESKEYNSKSSLKLSTAKTTSGFPHVYSSSEDEDVCPTCLEEYTEENPKIMTKCSHHFHLGCIYXFFFFFFFKFLIYQKTLREYTIWGTWERVIEYITSLRPQEERAFADVINRERVLVRIATASASLGSSLGFL, from the exons ATGGGCGCTGTTTGTTGCTGTTTGCAAGATGAGTTCGACAATTTTGCTAGCCCAAACAGCTCGATATATAGAAACTGTATATGCCTGCGGTGTTTCGTTCAGAACTTCTTGCATGTG TATTCATCATTATTTCGTAGAGGAGAGCAACACGCCATCCCTTCATCAACTCAAGGGACAACGTCGTTGAGTTCTACTGCATCTCTTGATACCTCTCTATCAGACATATACCGTTCTCCTCCGAGGCCACTACCTTATGATGCTGACCCTAGATATTTCCGCTTACAGCGAGATGGATTAGTCTCGAGAAGGGAAAAAGGATCAAGTCACTCACACGAGGAGACTGAACCTTTACGGAGAAGTGATACTGATGATGATTCAGAATCTTTGAGTACAGGAAACAAATGGGACAAGTCTTGTGAAGAAGAATCAAAAGAGTACAATTCTAAATCTTCATTGAAGCTGTCAACAGCTAAAACTACTTCTGGATTTCCTCATGTTTATTCTTCTTCGGAAGATGAAGACGTTTGCCCAACGTGTCTTGAAG AATATACCGAAGAAAACCCAAAAATAATGACAAAATGCTCTCATCATTTCCACCTTGGCTGCATATACNtttttttttttttttttttttttaaatttttaatttatcaaaagaCCTTGAGAGAATACACAATTTGGGGCACGTGGGAAAGA GTGATAGAATACATTACTTCCTTGAGACCCCAAGAAGAAAGAGCTTTTGCAGATGTTATCAACAGAGAGAGGGTGCTGGTTCGCATTGCCACTGCTTCTGCGAGCTTAGGGTCCTCTCTCGGTTTCCTTTAG
- the LOC116012068 gene encoding cytosolic sulfotransferase 5-like, which produces MEFSQHSANISSSSSPLSSPPVPFWWQPSQQAHFNGFWFPGSDNLRRTLKVVDSFKPQSRDVILASFPKTGTTWLKSLLYSITHSSSLDSLNHNHPHLLVPSLELLVFATNPAGPAAPSDETGGTRIFNTHIPYQVLSGNLNSSDCKVVYVTRNPKDTVISLFHYVKKSKTFEEAPWTVEEAADQFCKGVVPYGPYYEHVLGYRKESLENPQKVFFVTYEELKGDPIAHVKRLAEFLGCPVGEEAAEEIVRRCSFGELSNAAVNKSGDMFTWLGLPNNSFFRKGEVGDYANFLSPETIRRIDDLTVDKFHKAGFMYGI; this is translated from the exons ATGGAGTTCTCTCAGCATTCCGCcaacatttcttcttcttcttctcctctttcTTCTCCGCCAGTCCCTTTCTGGTGGCAGCCATCGCAGCAAGCCCATTTCAACGGCTTCTGGTTCCCTGGCTCCGACAACCTCAGACGAACCTTGAAAGTTGTCGACAGCTTTAAACCTCAGTCGCGTGATGTCATCCTGGCTTCGTTCCCTAAAACCGGCACCACGTGGCTCAAATCCCTCCTCTATTCCATCACCCATTCTTCTTCCCTCGACTCCTTGAACCACAACCACCCCCATTTGCTCGTCCCCTCGCTCGAGTTGCTGGTTTTCGCAACCAACCCGGCGGGCCCCGCCGCCCCGTCAGACGAAACCGGCGGTACCCGAATCTTTAACACGCACATCCCGTACCAGGTTTTGTCGGGCAACTTAAACTCCTCGGACTGTAAG gtGGTGTACGTGACGAGGAACCCGAAGGACACGGTGATTTCGCTGTTCCATTACGTGAAGAAGTCGAAGACGTTCGAGGAAGCGCCGTGGACGGTGGAGGAAGCGGCGGATCAGTTCTGCAAGGGCGTTGTGCCTTACGGGCCGTACTACGAGCACGTGTTGGGGTACAGAAAGGAGAGCTTAGAGAATCCCCAGAAAGTGTTCTTTGTGACGTACGAGGAGCTGAAGGGGGACCCCATCGCGCATGTGAAGCGGTTGGCGGAGTTTTTAGGGTGTCCGGTCGGGGAAGAGGCGGCGGAGGAGATTGTGCGGCGGTGCAGCTTCGGAGAGCTGAGCAATGCGGCGGTGAACAAGTCCGGCGACATGTTCACCTGGCTTGGATTGCCTAATAATTCGTTTTTTAGGAAGGGTGAAGTTGGGGACTATGCGAACTTTCTCTCGCCGGAGACGATCCGCCGGATTGATGATCTAACGGTTGACAAGTTCCATAAAGCTGGTTTTATGTATGGGATATGA
- the LOC116011691 gene encoding vegetative cell wall protein gp1-like: MISISRVFCLWVVFFLGSILSYGVSEARHHRPSAVVVGTVFCHTCFRQSFSDANRFISGAVVAVECGGEGRQSFRSEVKTDGRGEFKVNLPFSVARGVKKIRGCSVEVISSGEPSCAVASAAAATSSIRFKEMKEGSLVFSAGVFTFRPLKQPEELCNQKTEKLPQILDPPASILPPIPGVPGVPQLPVPPLGPGIPLVPPVSNLPVTPIPVIPPIGPGIIPLIPPAAPRKVKEQQVVEPSIFPPFGILPPNPLLPPPSLLPPNPFFPPPSIIPPVIPSPPPSIFPPLFPSPPPSIFPPILPSPPSPPPSIFPPLFPSPPSPPPSIFPPLFPRPIFPPIPGLTPSPPPPPPPSPFFPFPLPPFPFQPSPGTPPPEFISSAQKNP; this comes from the exons ATGATTTCCATTTCCAGAGTGTTTTGCCTGTGGGTTGTGTTCTTTCTTGGTTCAATCTTATCGTATGGTGTTTCAGAAGCAAGACATCATCGTCCTTCTGCAGTTGTTGTTGGCACTGTCTTCTGCCATACCTGCTTCCGCCAGAGTTTCTCCGATGCTAACCGCTTCATTTCAG GTGCGGTTGTTGCGGTTGAATGTGGAGGAGAAGGGCGGCAGAGTTTTCGCTCGGAAGTGAAAACGGATGGTCGGGGAGAATTTAAGGTGAATCTTCCGTTTTCTGTTGCTAGGGGTGTGAAGAAAATCAGGGGATGTTCTGTTGAGGTGATTAGCAGCGGCGAGCCGTCATGTGCGGTGGCGTCCGCGGCGGCGGCTACGTCGTCTATACGCTTTAAGGAAATGAAGGAAGGGAGTCTTGTTTTCTCGGCGGGGGTTTTCACTTTCAGGCCTCTTAAACAGCCGGAGGAGCTCTGTAAccagaaaactgaaaaattgccGCAGATTCTAGACCCGCCGGCGTCAATTCTGCCGCCGATTCCGGGCGTTCCTGGTGTGCCACAGCTGCCGGTCCCGCCGCTTGGTCCCGGAATCCCGTTGGTTCCGCCGGTATCAAATCTACCGGTTACTCCCATTCCGGTGATCCCGCCGATTGGTCCCGGGATAATCCCGTTGATCCCTCCCGCGGCGCCCCGGAAAGTGAAAGAACAGCAAGTAGTAGAACCTAGTATTTTCCCGCCATTTGGCATTTTGCCGCCAAATCCATTACTCCCGCCGCCGTCTTTACTTCCTCCCAACCCGTTTTTCCCGCCGCCGTCCATAATCCCTCCGGTCATCCCTTCCCCGCCGCCGTCCATCTTCCCGCCGCTCTTCCCTTCCCCGCCGCCTTCAATATTCCCGCCGATTCTCCCATCGCCTCCCTCGCCGCCGCCTTCAATATTCCCGCCGCTTTTCCCGTCGCCGCCCTCTCCGCCGCCTTCAATATTCCCTCCATTATTCCCACGCCCAATCTTTCCACCCATTCCAGGCCTCACTCCCTCTCCTccccctccgccgccgccgtctccgttcttcccattccctctCCCTCCGTTCCCATTCCAACCCTCGCCGGGCACTCCCCCTCCGGAATTCATATCTTCTGCTCAGAAGAATCCATAG